One Pseudodesulfovibrio sp. S3 genomic window, GGCTTGCTGTCGTAGGGGGAGGCTTGTGCGGGAGGGGGGCGGGGACGAGAGCCGCTGTTGGATGCCGTTGGCATCCAAGGCGCTCCACTGGATGCGAAAGGCAATCCGCTTTTTTTCCGAACTCGCCACGTCGTTTTTGAAGCATCTTACAGCGAGGGGCAATTGGAAGCGGGGCTTAGAGCCTGTTGTGCGCGGCGGAGCGTGGCCCGGAAAGCGTTCGTTCACGAACTTTTTTTCCCGGGCAGTGGAGCCGCGCTACAGGCTCTTGGTCCCGATTCCAGGATTACAGCCCAAAAAAGGCGTTTTTGCCTACTTTTGTCGCCTTGAACAAAAGTAGGGCGCTGTAAGAGCGCAACACTTCAAAAGGATATAGAGCCTAACCCTCACCGCGAATGCGCTACGAACAAAACAACCAACCCCACCCTGAAGGGAATACGCGCTCATCACCACCGCGAATGCGCGCACACCCTCCCTTCAACAAATTCAACAAACCACCCCCACCACCCTTACAACGCCGAACAATTGGCCCCGAAGCCTAGAGCCTGTCTTGGGCGGCGAAGCGCAGCCCGATTGAGTCCACTGGGTGGACAATCGTTTCGGGCAGCGAAAGCCGCCTACAGGCTCTTGGCTTCGGGGCCAGGCTCACAGCGCAGAAAAGCGTTTTTTGCTTCATTTTTGTCGATTCGGACAAAAAGAAGTCGCTGTAAAAGCGAAACACTTCGTAGGGAAAACGAGCCTAAGCCTCACCGCGAATGCGCTACGAACCTAACAAACAACAACACTCGGTATAGAGAACGACTCATCACCACCGCGAATGCGCACACAACATATGAAGAGAAAGGGAAAAAAAGGGTCAGGCCTGCGCAGCCTCTCCTGTGGAGATGGTCCGTCCGTCCCTGGCCTTGTCCGTGTCGATGAACCGATGCAGCATCGTCTCCACCTCGCCGAGATTCACGGTGGTATCAAGACAGGGACCATTGGGCCGCTGGTTGAGTACCCCGTAAACAGGCAGGGGATAGGTGTCCTGGATGCCGCTGGAAAGGTCGCGGTAACAGGCCACGGCGATGATCAGCCGGGGCCTGAGCTGGACCACGATGCGGCGGGCGATGGTGCCGCCCGTGGCTATGGCCAGATTGACGCCGTACCTGTCGTGCAGGTCGAGCAGTCCGGCCATGGGGCATTTGCCGCACCGCTTGCAGTTGTTGATGTCATAGGTAAGGCGCCGGTCGCATTTGGAATTTTGCAGACAGTGCGGCATGAGCAGCAGGATGTCCTTGGGCGCATACCGTCCGGCTTCGGCCAGAACCAGTTCGTTATTGACTGTGATGAAGGAAAGTTTGATGTGCTGCTTATCGATGCCGAGCACGCGACCGAGCAGGACCATGAGCGGCAGGAAGAGCTTGATGGTCAGGCCCCGGAAACGCTTGGCTCCGGGCAGTGGCTTCTTGGTGATGATATTCAGGAAAAGGCCCCAATAGGCAACGCAGACGAACCCTATCAGGATGAGGATCACGCCGCCCAGCACCCATTTTGCCGCCGGGTGGATGGTGTCCAGCCCAATGAACGGGACCACCCATAGCAGGGCCAGGAACAGGCAGATGATCAGGCATGAAAAGCTGATCAGGCCGACAAAGAGGCGTTTGCGCGCTGTGCGTATGGACCTGGGCTGTTCCAAGGCACTTCCTACTTGCATTCCTTCATGTATCCGCAGCTGAAAGCCGTGGCATCCATGGCTTTTTTCCCCTGGGGCTTTACTTCCGGGGTCAGGTATATCTTGTCGGCGGTGACGATGCCGAGGTGGCCGTCCATCTCGCCGAGGATGGTGCCGGGAGCGACCTTGGGGGCCGACTCCTCCGAGACCATGCCGGGGGAGACGTTCAATCGGATGGTCTTGCCTTCCGGATTGGTCCAGTCGAAAAACGCGCCGGGCCAGGGATACATGGCTCGTATCTGGTTGTGGATGGCCTTGGCGGGGCGGTTCCAGTCGATCCCGCCTTCTTTTTTTTCCAGTTTTTTTGCGTAGGTGGCGATCGTATTGTCTTGCGGTTTGAGGTCGTAAGCCCCTGTTTGCAGCCGGGCCAGGGCCTCGCAGATGCAGATGCCGCCGAGCTTGGCCAGTTCGTCGTGGATGGTGCCCGCGTGGTCGTTGTGGCCGATGCGCAGGGCGCGCTGCACCATGACCGGACCGGTGTCCAGGCCCGCTTCCATCTTCATGATGGAAATGCCGGTGACCACGTCGCCGTTCTCGATGGCCCGCTGGATCGGGGCCGCACCGCGCCATTGGGGCAGCAGGGAGGCGTGGATGTTCAGCGGGTGCAGGACGGGGATATCGAGCACGCTCTGCGGCAGGATCAGGCCGTAGGCCGCCACCACCAGCACGTCCGGCTTGAGTCGGGCCAGTTGGTCGATGTCCGCCCGGTCCTTGAAATTCACGGGCTGGAATACCGGGATATCGTTTTCCAGGGCCACCACCTTGACGGGTGAGGGCTTGCACTGCTGTCCGCGTCCGCACGGGCGGTCGGGCTGGGTGTATATGCCGACGAGTTCGGCGGCATCGAACTTGAGCAGGATACTGAGCGCCTCGGCCGCGAAGTCAGGGGTGCCCATGAACACGGTGCGCAGGGGTTTCAGTTTCACTGCGCCCCAGGCCTCGGGAGTGTTTGTGCTGGTGGCCTTTACTTCCATCTGAGCGCCTTTTT contains:
- a CDS encoding DUF116 domain-containing protein, producing MQVGSALEQPRSIRTARKRLFVGLISFSCLIICLFLALLWVVPFIGLDTIHPAAKWVLGGVILILIGFVCVAYWGLFLNIITKKPLPGAKRFRGLTIKLFLPLMVLLGRVLGIDKQHIKLSFITVNNELVLAEAGRYAPKDILLLMPHCLQNSKCDRRLTYDINNCKRCGKCPMAGLLDLHDRYGVNLAIATGGTIARRIVVQLRPRLIIAVACYRDLSSGIQDTYPLPVYGVLNQRPNGPCLDTTVNLGEVETMLHRFIDTDKARDGRTISTGEAAQA
- the fmt gene encoding methionyl-tRNA formyltransferase; translation: MEVKATSTNTPEAWGAVKLKPLRTVFMGTPDFAAEALSILLKFDAAELVGIYTQPDRPCGRGQQCKPSPVKVVALENDIPVFQPVNFKDRADIDQLARLKPDVLVVAAYGLILPQSVLDIPVLHPLNIHASLLPQWRGAAPIQRAIENGDVVTGISIMKMEAGLDTGPVMVQRALRIGHNDHAGTIHDELAKLGGICICEALARLQTGAYDLKPQDNTIATYAKKLEKKEGGIDWNRPAKAIHNQIRAMYPWPGAFFDWTNPEGKTIRLNVSPGMVSEESAPKVAPGTILGEMDGHLGIVTADKIYLTPEVKPQGKKAMDATAFSCGYMKECK